The following are from one region of the Streptomyces rubrogriseus genome:
- a CDS encoding carbohydrate ABC transporter permease, whose amino-acid sequence MSAQATDVTPDTDAPPARSTKAAAFRRRLPGSLAWHLGSLAILAVILYPVLWVIGGSFKESGDIVGSLDLFPGDPITDNYTSLADGIADISISTFFVNSLFLAVGSVIGIVVSCSLTAYAFAKIRFAGRNLLFTLMIGTLLLPYHVLLIPQYVLFRNLDMINTYTPLLLGKYLATEAFFVFLMVQFMRNLPRELDEAARLDGCGHLRIYWSIVLPLCRPALITSAIFTFINSWNDFMGPLIYLNEPGKYTISLGLKMFVDQEGLANYGGMIAMSLVALLPVLAFFLAFQRYLIDGMATSGLKG is encoded by the coding sequence ATGAGCGCGCAGGCCACCGACGTCACACCGGACACCGACGCCCCACCGGCCCGGTCCACCAAGGCGGCGGCGTTCCGGCGCAGGCTGCCCGGGTCGCTCGCCTGGCACCTCGGGTCGCTGGCGATCCTCGCCGTGATCCTCTACCCGGTGCTCTGGGTGATCGGCGGTTCCTTCAAGGAGAGCGGCGACATCGTCGGCAGCCTGGACCTCTTCCCGGGCGACCCGATCACGGACAACTACACGAGCCTCGCCGACGGCATCGCGGACATCTCGATCTCCACGTTCTTCGTCAACTCGCTCTTCCTCGCCGTCGGTTCCGTGATCGGCATCGTGGTGTCCTGCTCGCTGACGGCCTACGCCTTCGCGAAGATCAGGTTCGCCGGCCGCAACCTGCTCTTCACGCTGATGATCGGCACCCTGCTGCTGCCCTACCACGTGCTGCTGATCCCGCAGTACGTGCTCTTCCGCAACCTGGACATGATCAACACGTACACCCCCCTCCTGCTGGGGAAGTACCTGGCCACCGAGGCGTTCTTCGTCTTCCTGATGGTGCAGTTCATGCGCAACCTGCCCAGGGAGCTGGACGAGGCCGCCCGCCTCGACGGCTGCGGACACCTGCGGATCTACTGGTCGATCGTGCTTCCGCTGTGCCGGCCGGCGCTGATCACCAGTGCGATCTTCACCTTCATCAACTCCTGGAACGACTTCATGGGCCCGCTGATCTACCTCAACGAGCCCGGCAAGTACACGATCTCCCTCGGCCTGAAGATGTTCGTGGACCAGGAGGGCCTGGCGAACTACGGCGGCATGATCGCCATGTCGCTGGTCGCCCTGCTGCCGGTCCTCGCGTTCTTCCTGGCCTTCCAGCGCTATCTGATCGACGGCATGGCGACGTCCGGCCTGAAGGGCTGA
- a CDS encoding GNAT family N-acetyltransferase — MTTTLRPTEPLQRAADGTRSRHYQVCVNSRPVGVLHLGTSPSLGDSVAVIHKLRVDEPDRRRGRGTVAALAAEEVARSWGCRQIEAGVDGDAEAGTRLAQVLGYAVRNRTMAKPLGDTPPALPAGSRARPMTPEDFAAWHAYESERYARTWMERGVPEADAHAKARRDHEVLLPQGAATENMLFSVLEHEGERVGILWLALREDRAFVFDVEADAPHRGRGHGRTLMLLAEAQAVTAGHSLIGLNVFAGNTAAERLYESLGYETTRYSYCKPLL; from the coding sequence ATGACCACGACCCTGCGGCCGACCGAGCCGCTCCAGCGCGCCGCCGACGGGACCCGTTCGCGCCACTACCAGGTGTGTGTGAACAGCCGCCCCGTCGGTGTGCTGCACCTCGGCACCTCGCCCAGCCTCGGCGACTCGGTGGCCGTGATCCACAAGCTGCGCGTCGACGAACCGGACCGCCGACGCGGCCGGGGCACGGTGGCCGCGCTCGCCGCGGAGGAGGTGGCGCGCTCCTGGGGCTGCCGGCAGATCGAGGCGGGCGTCGACGGCGACGCCGAGGCGGGCACGCGGCTCGCGCAGGTGCTCGGCTACGCGGTGCGCAACCGCACCATGGCCAAGCCGCTCGGCGACACCCCGCCCGCCCTGCCCGCGGGCAGCCGGGCGCGGCCCATGACACCGGAGGACTTCGCCGCCTGGCACGCGTACGAGTCGGAGCGCTACGCCCGCACCTGGATGGAGCGGGGCGTGCCCGAGGCCGACGCGCACGCGAAGGCCCGCCGCGATCACGAAGTGCTGCTGCCCCAGGGGGCGGCCACCGAGAACATGCTGTTCAGCGTGTTGGAGCACGAGGGCGAGCGGGTCGGGATCCTGTGGCTCGCGCTGCGCGAGGACCGGGCCTTCGTCTTCGACGTCGAGGCCGACGCCCCGCACCGGGGCCGGGGACACGGCCGCACCCTGATGCTGCTGGCGGAGGCCCAGGCGGTCACCGCCGGCCACTCCCTGATCGGCCTCAACGTCTTCGCGGGGAACACCGCCGCCGAGCGGCTCTACGAGTCGCTCGGCTACGAGACCACGCGGTACAGCTACTGCAAGCCGCTGCTGTGA
- a CDS encoding 3'-5' exonuclease — protein MTSWFEGPLAAFDTETTGVDTETDRIVSAALVVQDAPGLRPRVTRWLVNPGVPVPGSATAVHGLTEEYVQRHGRWPAPVMYEMAEALTEQARAGRPLVVMNAPFDLTLLDRELRRHRASSLGRWLERTPLHVLDPHVLDKHLDRYRKGRRTLTDLCAHYGVELEGAHDAAADAQAALEVVRAVGRRFQARLERLSPAELHTLQAVWHAGQARGLQAWFALNGTEEAVDPAWPLRPDLPAAA, from the coding sequence ATGACGAGTTGGTTCGAGGGGCCGTTGGCCGCCTTCGACACGGAGACGACGGGTGTGGACACCGAGACCGACCGGATCGTGTCGGCCGCTCTCGTCGTCCAGGACGCGCCGGGGCTGCGCCCGCGGGTGACCCGGTGGCTGGTGAACCCGGGCGTGCCGGTGCCCGGGTCGGCGACGGCGGTGCACGGGCTGACGGAGGAGTACGTGCAGCGGCACGGGCGGTGGCCGGCGCCGGTGATGTACGAGATGGCGGAGGCGCTGACCGAGCAGGCCCGCGCGGGGCGTCCGCTGGTGGTGATGAACGCGCCGTTCGACCTGACGCTGCTGGACCGGGAGTTGCGCCGGCACCGCGCCTCGTCGCTCGGCCGCTGGCTGGAGCGGACGCCGCTGCACGTGCTGGACCCGCACGTGCTGGACAAGCACCTGGACCGCTACCGCAAGGGCCGCCGTACGCTCACCGACCTGTGCGCGCACTACGGCGTGGAGTTGGAGGGCGCGCACGACGCGGCGGCCGACGCCCAGGCGGCGCTGGAGGTCGTGCGGGCGGTGGGGCGCCGTTTCCAGGCGCGCCTCGAGCGCCTCTCCCCCGCCGAGCTGCACACCCTCCAGGCGGTGTGGCACGCCGGGCAGGCCCGCGGGCTGCAGGCGTGGTTCGCGCTCAACGGCACCGAGGAAGCGGTGGACCCGGCGTGGCCGCTGCGCCCGGACCTGCCGGCGGCGGCGTGA
- a CDS encoding carbohydrate ABC transporter permease — translation MGSAVTHAPALEGRADPEPRHGPVKSPRPAELKRRGRRENLAGYLFMSPWIAGFLLLTAGPMVASLYFAFTDYNLFDAPRWIGLDNFSEMFGDPRWRHSVRITLWYVVVGTPIKLIAALGVALLLAQKRRGQAFYRAAFYAPSLIGASVSVAIVWKAIFSDDAVVDRTQQLFGIDAGGWTGDPELIIYSLVALTVWQFGAPMVIFLAGLKQVPRELYEAADVDGAGKLRQFWNITLPMISPVLFFNVLLETIHSFQIFSSAYIVGGGAGGNACGPADGTMVYTCYLYVQGFENSRMGLASAMAWMLLVAVALVTAVLFWSQKRWVHYEEGGR, via the coding sequence ATGGGAAGCGCCGTGACACACGCCCCCGCGCTGGAGGGCCGGGCGGACCCCGAGCCGCGGCACGGCCCGGTGAAGTCCCCGCGCCCCGCCGAGCTGAAGCGGCGGGGCCGCCGGGAGAACCTGGCCGGATACCTCTTCATGTCCCCCTGGATCGCCGGGTTCCTGCTGCTGACGGCCGGCCCGATGGTCGCCTCGCTCTACTTCGCGTTCACCGACTACAACCTGTTCGACGCCCCCCGGTGGATCGGCCTGGACAACTTCTCCGAGATGTTCGGCGACCCGCGCTGGCGCCACTCGGTCAGGATCACGCTCTGGTACGTGGTCGTCGGCACGCCGATCAAGCTGATCGCGGCGCTCGGGGTCGCGCTGCTGCTGGCCCAGAAGCGGCGCGGACAGGCCTTCTACCGGGCCGCCTTCTACGCCCCGTCACTGATCGGCGCGAGCGTGTCCGTCGCCATCGTGTGGAAGGCGATCTTCTCGGACGACGCGGTCGTCGACCGTACCCAGCAGCTCTTCGGAATCGACGCCGGCGGCTGGACCGGCGACCCGGAACTGATCATCTACAGCCTCGTGGCACTCACCGTCTGGCAGTTCGGCGCCCCGATGGTGATCTTCCTGGCCGGTCTGAAGCAGGTCCCGCGCGAGCTGTACGAGGCGGCCGACGTGGACGGCGCGGGGAAGCTGCGGCAGTTCTGGAACATCACCCTGCCGATGATCTCCCCGGTCCTCTTCTTCAACGTCCTGCTGGAGACCATCCACTCCTTCCAGATCTTCAGCTCGGCCTACATCGTCGGCGGCGGCGCCGGAGGCAACGCCTGCGGTCCCGCGGACGGCACGATGGTCTACACCTGCTACCTGTACGTCCAGGGCTTCGAGAACAGCCGCATGGGCCTGGCCTCCGCCATGGCGTGGATGCTGCTCGTCGCGGTCGCCCTGGTCACCGCGGTGCTGTTCTGGTCCCAGAAGCGCTGGGTGCACTACGAGGAGGGCGGCCGATGA
- a CDS encoding TIGR02611 family protein, which produces MNTGSNKPGEAAVAADRTGTDEATAERALGSRAPEFVKARRALHLSWQVGVFIVGLAVVVAGIIMLPLPGPGWVVIFGGMAIWATEFVWAQLVLRWTKRKVTEAAQRALDPKVRRRNIILTSIGVVIIAVLAGIYLWKFGLEMPWKIKDQ; this is translated from the coding sequence ATGAACACGGGGAGTAACAAGCCCGGCGAGGCAGCCGTGGCGGCAGACCGTACGGGGACGGACGAGGCCACGGCCGAGCGGGCGCTCGGTTCGCGGGCGCCGGAATTCGTCAAGGCGCGCCGTGCGCTGCACCTGAGCTGGCAGGTCGGCGTCTTCATCGTCGGCCTCGCGGTCGTGGTGGCCGGCATCATCATGCTGCCGCTGCCCGGACCGGGCTGGGTCGTGATCTTCGGCGGCATGGCGATCTGGGCGACCGAGTTCGTCTGGGCCCAGCTGGTGCTGCGCTGGACCAAGCGCAAGGTCACCGAGGCGGCGCAGCGTGCCCTCGACCCGAAGGTGCGGCGCCGGAACATCATTCTGACCTCGATCGGCGTGGTGATCATCGCCGTGCTGGCCGGGATCTACCTGTGGAAGTTCGGCCTCGAGATGCCCTGGAAGATCAAGGACCAGTGA
- a CDS encoding ABC transporter substrate-binding protein has product MQQGGNAERQAGRRTILKAAGASLAVAGLGATATACGGGSGSGDGTVTIRYSWWGAEDRAERINKTIALFEKKYPKIKVKTDFQPYTDFWKKFNTQASGGNPPDVFQNAIGFLRKYDAKNVLLDLSGQVDAGNLSMDGFRAGLEKFGEIDGKLLGVPVGSNSMALVIDKPVYTRAGNKPEQGWTWDDFDEAMTKVRDRTGRAGDSGMYGVMYLYDLYLRQNGKAFFTEDGLGFTEADLTTWWTKAEKGVKSGLFADAKKVAQIKPKSALSAELAGSEFTWDNFTVRYTSEGKSEYGLAPIPTTDGKRTGQYLGSLMLSGYKRTEHPKEVAQFIDFMVHDPEVAKIMGYDRGVPTTQAQYDAYRPTDPVNKAIAAYEESLVEAGVLEQITPHPNGADICEAAFLRIAEEMALGSRSVEEAVEQFFTESKTALAG; this is encoded by the coding sequence ATGCAGCAGGGCGGGAATGCGGAGCGGCAGGCCGGAAGGCGCACGATCCTCAAGGCGGCGGGGGCCTCGCTGGCCGTCGCCGGACTCGGGGCCACGGCCACCGCGTGCGGTGGCGGCAGCGGCTCCGGGGACGGAACGGTGACGATCCGTTACTCCTGGTGGGGCGCCGAGGACCGGGCCGAGCGCATCAACAAGACCATCGCGCTCTTCGAGAAGAAGTATCCGAAGATCAAGGTCAAGACCGACTTCCAGCCGTACACCGACTTCTGGAAGAAGTTCAACACCCAGGCCTCCGGGGGGAATCCACCGGACGTCTTCCAGAATGCCATCGGATTTCTCCGCAAATACGATGCCAAGAATGTCCTGCTCGATCTGAGCGGCCAGGTCGACGCGGGAAACCTCTCCATGGACGGATTCCGCGCGGGCCTGGAGAAGTTCGGCGAGATCGACGGCAAACTCCTCGGCGTGCCCGTCGGTTCCAACTCGATGGCCCTGGTCATCGACAAGCCCGTCTACACCCGGGCCGGCAACAAGCCGGAACAGGGCTGGACGTGGGACGACTTCGACGAGGCGATGACGAAGGTCCGCGACAGGACCGGCCGCGCCGGGGACAGCGGCATGTACGGCGTCATGTACCTCTACGACCTGTACCTGCGCCAGAACGGCAAGGCCTTCTTCACCGAGGACGGACTCGGCTTCACCGAGGCCGACCTGACCACCTGGTGGACCAAGGCGGAGAAGGGCGTGAAGTCCGGACTCTTCGCCGATGCCAAGAAGGTCGCCCAGATCAAGCCCAAGTCGGCCCTCTCCGCGGAACTCGCCGGCAGCGAGTTCACCTGGGACAACTTCACCGTCCGCTACACCTCCGAGGGCAAGAGCGAGTACGGACTCGCGCCGATCCCGACCACGGACGGGAAGCGCACCGGCCAGTACCTCGGCTCGCTGATGCTCAGCGGCTACAAGCGCACCGAGCACCCCAAGGAAGTCGCCCAGTTCATCGACTTCATGGTGCACGACCCCGAGGTCGCCAAGATCATGGGCTACGACCGCGGTGTCCCCACCACACAGGCCCAGTACGACGCCTACCGGCCGACCGACCCGGTCAACAAGGCCATCGCCGCCTACGAGGAGTCGCTCGTCGAGGCCGGTGTCCTGGAGCAGATCACCCCGCACCCCAACGGCGCCGACATCTGCGAGGCCGCGTTCCTGCGCATCGCCGAGGAGATGGCACTCGGATCGCGGTCCGTCGAAGAGGCCGTCGAGCAGTTCTTCACCGAGTCGAAGACGGCTCTCGCCGGCTGA
- a CDS encoding CGNR zinc finger domain-containing protein has translation MLITHDTRCALDTVVDLVNTVPEDESAPDGLPDVAALQEFVGTHEISDVGVLTELDLSAVRRIRARFAAVFAAPDARTAAGLINDLVAAAGTTPRLTDHDGYDWHIHYFAPGASVADHLTADCGMALAFFVVAGEQERLRRCEAPDCRRAFVDLSRNRSRRYCDSRTCGNRLHVAAYRARRKEAAG, from the coding sequence GTGCTGATCACCCACGACACCCGGTGCGCGCTCGACACCGTGGTGGATCTGGTGAACACCGTGCCGGAGGACGAATCGGCTCCGGACGGGCTGCCGGACGTCGCGGCCCTCCAGGAATTCGTGGGAACGCACGAGATCAGCGACGTCGGTGTGCTCACCGAACTCGATCTCTCGGCGGTGCGGCGGATCCGCGCGCGGTTCGCGGCGGTCTTCGCCGCTCCGGACGCCCGGACCGCCGCGGGACTGATCAACGACCTCGTCGCCGCCGCGGGCACCACGCCCCGGCTGACCGACCACGACGGCTACGACTGGCACATCCACTATTTCGCGCCCGGCGCCTCCGTCGCGGACCACCTGACCGCGGACTGCGGGATGGCCCTGGCGTTCTTCGTGGTGGCCGGGGAGCAGGAGCGGCTGCGGCGGTGCGAGGCCCCCGACTGCCGGCGCGCCTTCGTCGACCTCTCCCGGAACCGCTCGCGGCGGTACTGCGACAGCCGCACCTGCGGAAACCGCTTGCACGTGGCCGCCTACCGGGCCCGGCGCAAGGAGGCGGCGGGCTGA
- a CDS encoding exo-rhamnogalacturonan lyase family protein — protein sequence MSPIPRRSLLKAAAVAGAAAQFSWALGTKNAQAAPATAPVADDGPVTLTWLEDGGLGAAPGSTVGVPWPRGTFQEGQAFAVTDADGKAVPVQTWPLAHWPDGSLKWTAHAVASGNGRLTLAAGAPAAPAKKVAVARHGGTIDISTGVITARIGTSGSALIKSVTRGSTEIAKNGRLVLLRQPEIEDGDQGTVKYERFDGAIDDVKVEQEGPVRAVVRIDGKHRKGRRGWLPFSIRLYFYAGADSFRMVHTLTFDGTQDPGRASGDFVRGLGVRFTVPMRDASYDRHIRIGGEGTGLLREAVKGVTGLRRDPGAAVQAAQFAGEKLPDPATWDQRVTTRLKYIPEWGDYTLSQLSADGFTLRKRTKKGHGWIGAGGGRRASGFGYVGGASGGLSFGLRDFWEKYPAQLDIRDAQTDEAEVTLWLWSPEAQPMDLRFYHDGMGQDTFPEQLEGLNITYEDYEPEFGTPYGIARTSELLFWANDATPSAERLAEQVEAVRVLPQLAAPPKQLIKAGVFGPGLYSEPDRSTPARTRIEDHLDFLFTYYKDQVEQRRWYGFWDYGDIMHTYDAARHTWRYDIGGYAWDNSELSPDLWLWYAYLRSGRADIFRFAEAMTRHTGEVDVYHLGQWAGLGTRHGVQHYADSAKQQRIANTTYRRFYYFLTADERVGDLMHANVDSDETFLALDPLRKIRTEPYTPDRNALSVGFGTDWSGLVSAWLTEWERKGPKWEKARDRVLSTMETIAAQPNGFVQGSGLYDLDTGRFAVADTPKVEVSHLSAVFGLNELCAELIDLVDMPKFEEAYYDYCRYFNAGKTEQAERYGTNFGSLILFQGHSRLDAYAAVRTGDDKLATRAWQKFYDSDGYKESAPWTTEKLSGPVALVPGSEASWVSTNDTALYGLAAIENLALLGDRMP from the coding sequence ATGTCCCCCATCCCCCGCAGGTCCCTCCTCAAGGCGGCCGCCGTCGCCGGCGCCGCCGCCCAGTTCAGCTGGGCGCTGGGCACGAAGAACGCACAGGCCGCGCCCGCCACCGCCCCGGTCGCCGACGACGGTCCCGTCACCCTGACCTGGCTGGAGGACGGCGGCCTCGGCGCCGCCCCCGGCTCCACCGTCGGCGTCCCCTGGCCCCGGGGCACCTTCCAGGAGGGCCAGGCGTTCGCCGTCACTGACGCCGACGGCAAGGCCGTACCCGTGCAGACCTGGCCGCTCGCCCACTGGCCCGACGGCTCCCTCAAGTGGACCGCCCACGCCGTCGCCTCGGGCAACGGCAGGCTCACCCTCGCCGCCGGCGCCCCGGCCGCTCCCGCCAAGAAGGTCGCCGTCGCCCGGCACGGCGGCACCATCGACATATCGACCGGTGTCATCACCGCGAGAATCGGCACGTCCGGATCGGCGCTGATCAAGTCGGTCACCCGGGGCTCCACCGAGATCGCGAAGAACGGCCGCCTCGTCCTGCTGCGCCAGCCCGAGATCGAGGACGGCGACCAGGGCACGGTCAAGTACGAGCGCTTCGACGGCGCGATCGACGACGTGAAGGTCGAGCAGGAGGGCCCCGTCCGCGCCGTCGTCCGCATCGACGGCAAGCACCGCAAGGGCCGCCGCGGCTGGCTGCCCTTCTCCATCCGTCTCTACTTCTACGCGGGCGCCGACTCCTTCCGCATGGTGCACACCCTCACCTTCGACGGGACGCAGGACCCCGGCAGGGCGAGCGGCGACTTCGTCCGCGGCCTCGGCGTCCGCTTCACCGTCCCCATGCGCGACGCCTCCTACGACCGCCACATCCGCATCGGCGGCGAGGGCACCGGACTGCTCCGCGAGGCCGTCAAGGGCGTCACCGGTCTGCGCCGCGACCCGGGGGCCGCCGTCCAGGCGGCACAGTTCGCCGGGGAGAAGCTGCCCGACCCCGCCACCTGGGACCAGCGGGTCACCACCCGCCTGAAGTACATCCCCGAGTGGGGCGACTACACCCTCTCCCAGCTGTCCGCCGACGGCTTCACCCTGCGCAAGCGCACCAAGAAGGGCCACGGCTGGATCGGCGCGGGCGGCGGCCGTCGAGCCTCCGGCTTCGGCTACGTCGGCGGCGCGAGCGGCGGCCTCTCCTTCGGCCTGCGCGACTTCTGGGAGAAGTACCCCGCCCAACTCGACATCCGCGACGCCCAGACCGACGAGGCGGAGGTGACCCTCTGGCTCTGGTCACCCGAGGCCCAGCCCATGGACCTGCGCTTCTACCACGACGGCATGGGTCAGGACACGTTCCCCGAGCAGCTCGAAGGCCTCAACATCACCTACGAGGACTACGAGCCGGAGTTCGGCACGCCCTACGGCATCGCCCGCACCTCGGAACTCCTCTTCTGGGCCAACGACGCCACCCCGAGCGCCGAGCGGCTCGCCGAACAGGTCGAGGCCGTGCGCGTACTGCCCCAACTGGCCGCCCCGCCCAAGCAGCTCATCAAGGCCGGGGTCTTCGGCCCGGGACTCTACTCCGAGCCCGACCGCTCCACCCCCGCCAGGACCAGGATCGAGGACCACCTCGACTTCCTCTTCACCTACTACAAGGACCAGGTGGAGCAACGCCGTTGGTACGGCTTCTGGGACTACGGCGACATCATGCACACCTACGACGCCGCCCGGCACACCTGGCGGTACGACATCGGCGGCTACGCCTGGGACAACTCCGAACTCTCCCCGGACCTCTGGCTCTGGTACGCCTACCTGCGCTCCGGCCGCGCCGACATCTTCCGCTTCGCCGAGGCCATGACCCGGCACACCGGCGAGGTGGACGTCTACCACCTGGGCCAATGGGCCGGGCTCGGCACCCGGCACGGCGTCCAGCACTACGCCGACAGCGCCAAGCAGCAGCGCATCGCCAACACCACCTACCGGCGCTTCTACTACTTCCTCACCGCCGACGAACGCGTCGGCGACCTCATGCACGCCAACGTCGACTCCGACGAGACCTTCCTCGCCCTCGACCCGCTCCGCAAGATCCGCACCGAGCCCTACACCCCCGACCGCAACGCCCTGTCGGTCGGCTTCGGCACCGACTGGAGCGGCCTGGTCTCGGCCTGGCTCACCGAGTGGGAACGCAAGGGCCCCAAGTGGGAGAAGGCCAGGGACCGCGTCCTGTCCACCATGGAGACCATCGCCGCCCAGCCCAACGGCTTCGTCCAGGGCAGCGGCCTGTACGACCTGGACACCGGGAGGTTCGCCGTCGCCGACACCCCGAAGGTCGAGGTCTCCCACCTGTCCGCCGTCTTCGGCCTGAACGAACTGTGCGCCGAACTGATCGACCTCGTCGACATGCCGAAGTTCGAGGAGGCGTACTACGACTACTGCCGCTACTTCAACGCGGGCAAGACCGAACAGGCCGAGCGCTACGGCACCAACTTCGGCAGCCTCATCCTCTTCCAGGGCCACTCCCGCCTCGACGCGTACGCGGCCGTACGCACCGGTGACGACAAGCTCGCCACGCGCGCCTGGCAGAAGTTCTACGACTCCGACGGCTACAAGGAGTCGGCGCCCTGGACCACGGAGAAGCTGAGCGGCCCCGTCGCCCTGGTCCCGGGCAGCGAGGCGAGCTGGGTGTCCACCAACGACACCGCGCTCTACGGCCTGGCCGCCATCGAGAACCTCGCACTCCTGGGGGACAGGATGCCGTAG
- a CDS encoding SRPBCC family protein: protein MDWNHYRFRSRWPLPAPAPDVYRALERIEDYPRWWPQVREVTRLDDTSGLLRFRSLLPYDLTATVRERRRDPAEGVLEVAMSGDMEGWARWTVAPRGSATLVRYDQEVVVRKPLLRRLAVPGRPLFRANHRLMMRAGRRGLAAHLAGGRQAV from the coding sequence GTGGACTGGAACCATTACCGCTTCCGCAGCCGGTGGCCGCTGCCCGCGCCCGCCCCGGACGTCTACCGGGCACTGGAACGCATCGAGGACTACCCCCGCTGGTGGCCGCAGGTCCGCGAGGTCACCCGGCTCGACGACACCAGCGGCCTCCTCCGGTTCCGCTCCCTGCTTCCGTACGACCTCACCGCGACCGTGCGGGAGCGGCGCCGGGACCCGGCCGAAGGGGTGCTGGAGGTCGCGATGAGCGGCGACATGGAGGGCTGGGCACGCTGGACGGTCGCCCCGCGCGGCTCCGCCACCCTCGTCCGCTACGACCAGGAGGTCGTAGTCCGCAAACCGCTGCTGCGCCGCCTCGCCGTACCGGGACGGCCGCTGTTCCGGGCCAACCACCGCCTCATGATGCGGGCGGGGCGACGAGGTCTCGCGGCGCACCTGGCAGGCGGCCGGCAAGCGGTTTGA
- a CDS encoding SsgA family sporulation/cell division regulator translates to MNTTVSCELHLRLVVSSESSLPVPAGLRYDTADPYAVHATFHTGAEETVEWVFARDLLAEGLHRPTGTGDVRVWPSRSHGQGVVCIALSSPEGEALLEAPARALESFLKRTDAAVPPGTEHRHFDLDQELSHILAES, encoded by the coding sequence ATGAACACCACGGTCAGCTGCGAGCTGCACCTGCGCCTCGTTGTGTCGAGCGAGTCCTCCCTGCCTGTCCCCGCAGGCCTGCGGTACGACACGGCCGACCCCTACGCCGTGCACGCCACCTTCCACACCGGAGCCGAGGAGACCGTCGAGTGGGTGTTCGCCCGCGACCTCCTCGCCGAAGGTCTCCACCGTCCCACCGGCACCGGCGACGTCCGTGTCTGGCCGTCCCGCAGTCACGGCCAGGGCGTCGTGTGCATCGCTCTCAGCTCCCCGGAGGGCGAGGCACTGCTCGAGGCCCCGGCGCGGGCCCTGGAGTCCTTCCTGAAGCGCACAGACGCCGCCGTGCCCCCCGGCACGGAACACCGGCACTTCGATCTCGATCAGGAGCTCTCGCACATCCTGGCGGAAAGCTAG
- a CDS encoding DsbA family protein, with the protein MSDSSPARPTGPVLDVWCELQCPDCHTALDDVRALRARYGDRLEVRLRHFPLEKHKHAFAAAQAAEEAVAQGRGWPYAEAVLDRVAELDRGGEPFLVEVARELGLDAEEFDTALIDGRHILIVDADQAEGKAIGVTGTPTYVIGGERLDGGKSQDGLRERIEEIADRLLAQPRD; encoded by the coding sequence ATGAGCGACTCCTCCCCCGCCCGTCCCACCGGGCCCGTCCTCGACGTCTGGTGCGAGCTCCAGTGCCCGGACTGCCACACCGCCCTGGACGACGTCCGTGCCCTGCGGGCCCGCTACGGCGACCGTCTGGAGGTGCGGCTGCGGCACTTCCCGCTGGAGAAGCACAAGCACGCCTTCGCCGCCGCGCAGGCCGCCGAGGAGGCCGTCGCCCAGGGCCGGGGCTGGCCGTACGCCGAAGCGGTCCTGGACCGGGTGGCGGAGCTGGACCGTGGGGGAGAACCCTTCCTGGTCGAGGTCGCCCGGGAACTGGGACTGGACGCCGAGGAGTTCGACACGGCGCTCATCGACGGCCGGCACATCCTGATCGTCGACGCCGACCAGGCCGAGGGCAAGGCGATCGGCGTGACCGGCACCCCCACCTACGTGATCGGCGGCGAGCGTCTCGACGGCGGCAAGAGCCAGGACGGGCTGCGCGAGCGCATCGAGGAGATCGCGGACCGGCTGCTGGCCCAGCCGCGGGACTGA
- a CDS encoding DUF4365 domain-containing protein: MAIAQPERGGLLPEHTTPVRGSLATTACMETLQVGYLHAVAAAAGCSLSQPFPDNGIDWHVSHSAPGHTVDDEVTIKVQLKATYQIAPGPPGRSFSFTLDNDHLAKLARTPVSVHKILVVMIVPRSRDQWLRAGHDRLDLRHCCYWTNLAGHPVTGRQRTTVRIPTARIFDDRALCEIMTRVGTGGKP, from the coding sequence ATGGCCATTGCGCAGCCCGAACGGGGCGGGCTGCTGCCGGAGCACACCACGCCCGTACGCGGCTCTCTCGCCACCACCGCCTGCATGGAGACCTTGCAGGTCGGATACCTCCACGCGGTCGCCGCCGCGGCGGGCTGCTCGCTCTCCCAGCCCTTCCCGGACAACGGCATCGACTGGCACGTCAGCCACAGCGCCCCGGGCCACACCGTCGACGACGAGGTCACCATCAAGGTGCAGCTCAAGGCCACCTACCAGATCGCCCCCGGACCCCCCGGCCGCTCCTTCTCCTTCACCCTCGACAACGACCACCTGGCGAAGCTCGCCCGCACCCCGGTGTCGGTGCACAAGATCCTGGTCGTGATGATCGTCCCCCGGTCCCGGGACCAGTGGCTGCGCGCCGGCCACGACCGGCTCGACCTCAGGCACTGCTGCTACTGGACGAACCTCGCCGGCCACCCGGTCACGGGCCGGCAGCGCACCACCGTGCGGATACCGACCGCGCGGATCTTCGACGACCGGGCGCTGTGCGAGATCATGACGCGGGTCGGGACGGGAGGGAAACCATGA